A portion of the Chondrinema litorale genome contains these proteins:
- a CDS encoding GNAT family N-acetyltransferase, with protein MINYTIENDLSAGEFKAVLVNSNLGTRRPVNDMARLEKMLEHGNLVVTARLNEKLIGVARALTDFSYCTYLSDLAVDENYQRNGVGTELIRQVKMAAPNAKLIILSAPAAISYYPKIGFSRHEYCFFLDDINNLK; from the coding sequence ATGATAAACTATACAATTGAGAATGATTTAAGTGCTGGAGAGTTTAAAGCTGTGTTGGTTAATTCTAACTTGGGTACTCGAAGGCCTGTAAACGACATGGCTAGATTAGAGAAAATGCTTGAACACGGCAATCTCGTAGTAACTGCACGATTAAATGAAAAATTAATTGGAGTGGCAAGGGCACTCACCGATTTTTCTTATTGCACATATCTTTCTGATTTAGCAGTTGATGAAAATTATCAAAGAAATGGAGTAGGAACAGAACTGATAAGACAGGTAAAAATGGCTGCTCCAAATGCTAAACTAATTATACTTTCAGCTCCTGCTGCAATTAGTTATTATCCAAAAATTGGGTTCTCAAGACATGAATACTGCTTTTTTCTAGATGATATTAACAACTTAAAATGA
- a CDS encoding glycoside hydrolase family 43 protein, which produces MIRDLVQSRLTQISFLCFLITILSNACKQEHKEEEPEVYMFSFFQNNGEDGLHLAYSEDGYNWTVLNNNESYLTPTVSQDKLMRDPCIIKGADGKFHMVWTVSWQDKGIGYASSEDLINWSEQKFIPVMAHEPEARNCWAPELFYDETSKEYMIYWATTIPGRFAETDSTGDDKYNHRMYYTTTKDFDTFSDTELLYDKGFNVIDATIQKIDGKYVMFLKDETKFPEPEKNIRIVTSNELTGNYSQASEPISVNWVEGPTSIKLPEGWVVYFDKYTNHNMGAIISTDLKNWEDISDKVHFPDGTRHGTVFKVKKSVLVNLKKASDS; this is translated from the coding sequence ATGATAAGAGACTTAGTTCAATCCCGCCTCACACAAATTTCTTTTCTATGCTTTTTAATAACCATACTTTCTAATGCTTGTAAGCAAGAGCATAAAGAAGAAGAACCAGAAGTGTACATGTTTTCCTTTTTTCAAAATAATGGAGAAGATGGATTGCATTTAGCTTACAGTGAAGATGGTTACAATTGGACTGTTTTGAATAATAATGAATCATATTTAACCCCAACAGTTAGCCAAGATAAGTTGATGCGTGACCCTTGTATTATAAAAGGAGCTGATGGAAAATTCCATATGGTTTGGACGGTAAGCTGGCAAGATAAAGGAATTGGTTATGCCAGTTCAGAAGATTTAATTAATTGGTCTGAACAAAAATTTATTCCAGTAATGGCACATGAACCTGAAGCTAGAAACTGCTGGGCTCCAGAGCTTTTTTATGATGAAACATCCAAAGAATACATGATTTACTGGGCAACAACTATTCCCGGAAGATTTGCTGAAACAGATTCAACTGGTGATGATAAATACAATCACCGCATGTATTACACCACTACCAAAGACTTTGATACTTTTTCAGATACTGAATTACTCTACGATAAAGGTTTTAATGTAATTGATGCAACCATACAAAAGATAGATGGCAAGTATGTGATGTTTTTAAAAGACGAAACCAAGTTTCCAGAACCAGAAAAAAATATCAGAATCGTTACAAGTAATGAGTTAACCGGCAATTATTCACAAGCTTCAGAACCGATTTCTGTAAACTGGGTAGAAGGACCAACTTCAATTAAATTACCCGAAGGCTGGGTAGTCTATTTTGATAAATATACGAATCATAACATGGGGGCGATTATCTCAACTGATTTAAAAAACTGGGAAGATATTTCAGATAAAGTCCATTTTCCAGATGGAACCAGACACGGAACTGTGTTTAAAGTGAAGAAAAGCGTATTAGTCAACTTGAAAAAAGCTTCTGATTCTTAA
- a CDS encoding DPP IV N-terminal domain-containing protein encodes MLLNRYLYYLTSSLLLLTQLGYSQGKLDDYKRAISLDTLFRNKTYNDPYAIKWLPDYKIFWYINTVKGGHEYMIVDAETNTQKLAFDHEKVAEKLTKLLGKPFDAKNLDLKNFQIDGKQSAISYTIDSASIRTNLNSDNYETDIAEIKVEKKRDRRYWGAGRNETDLEFVNSPDDNWKAYIEEHNVYVDNLKTGEKSQLSYDGTAGCFYSSYMQWSPDSKKLMAYKYTPSEDSKIYFVESSPTHQLQPVLHTRDYLKPGDMVAQKSPQLFLVDEMKHVEIDDAGIQDQFSLGSIRWREDSKAFTFEYNQRGHQNYKVIEVDEKGASRTLIHEHSDTFIDYSGKKFRHDVENTNEIIWASERDGWNHLYLFDSKTGAVKNQITIGEWVVRDVVHVDDEAREIIFTASGMNKGQDPYFIHYYKIGFDGKNLVKLTKEDGNHQAWFSEDYSMFVDKYSKIDEPSTTVLRNSKNGKIEMELQKANISDLLKTGWKAPEVFTSKARDNETDIWGIIVRPTNFDPNKTYPVIEYIYAGPHSSFVPKDFRPYLWSMHSIAELGFIVVQLDGMGTSNRSKAFHDVCYQNLKDAGFPDRKLWIKAAAKKYPYMDAENVGIFGTSAGGQSSTGALVFNSDFYDVAVSSCGCHDNRMDKIWWNEQWMGKIGPHYAASSNVVNAHQMQGNLMLILGEVDDNVDPASTMQLADALIKSNKEFELVVIPGYNHTSGGEYGERKRKDFFVKHLLHVDPPTWDLIYEDKKLEK; translated from the coding sequence ATGCTTTTAAACCGCTATCTCTATTACTTAACAAGCTCACTTCTACTGTTAACACAATTAGGTTATTCACAAGGAAAATTAGATGACTACAAACGAGCCATTTCACTTGACACATTATTTAGAAACAAGACTTATAATGACCCATACGCTATAAAGTGGCTTCCAGATTATAAAATATTTTGGTATATCAATACCGTAAAAGGAGGGCATGAATACATGATTGTTGATGCAGAAACTAACACACAAAAGTTAGCATTCGACCATGAAAAAGTGGCTGAAAAACTTACCAAATTATTAGGAAAACCTTTTGATGCTAAAAACCTCGATTTAAAGAATTTTCAAATCGATGGAAAACAATCTGCTATTAGTTATACCATTGATTCTGCCAGTATTCGTACAAACCTCAATTCCGATAATTATGAAACTGATATTGCTGAGATTAAAGTTGAAAAAAAACGTGATCGCAGGTATTGGGGAGCAGGCAGAAATGAAACAGATCTTGAATTTGTAAATTCTCCAGACGATAACTGGAAAGCTTACATTGAAGAACACAATGTGTATGTAGATAACCTTAAAACAGGTGAAAAATCTCAGTTGAGTTACGATGGTACTGCCGGTTGTTTTTATTCATCTTACATGCAATGGTCGCCAGATAGCAAAAAGCTAATGGCCTATAAATACACACCTAGCGAAGACAGTAAAATCTACTTTGTAGAGTCTTCTCCTACACACCAGCTTCAGCCAGTTTTGCATACCAGAGACTATTTAAAACCTGGTGATATGGTGGCGCAAAAAAGCCCACAGCTATTTTTGGTTGATGAAATGAAGCATGTAGAAATAGATGATGCTGGCATTCAAGATCAGTTTTCTTTAGGCTCAATAAGATGGCGAGAAGATAGCAAAGCTTTCACTTTTGAGTATAACCAACGTGGGCACCAAAATTATAAAGTAATTGAGGTTGATGAAAAAGGCGCTTCGCGTACACTCATTCATGAGCACAGCGATACTTTTATTGATTATAGTGGCAAGAAGTTTAGACACGATGTTGAAAACACTAATGAAATAATTTGGGCTTCGGAGAGAGATGGATGGAATCATCTATATCTATTCGACTCTAAAACTGGTGCTGTGAAAAATCAAATTACTATTGGTGAGTGGGTTGTGAGAGATGTGGTACATGTAGATGATGAAGCAAGAGAAATTATTTTTACTGCCAGTGGTATGAATAAAGGCCAAGACCCTTATTTTATTCACTATTATAAGATTGGTTTTGATGGAAAAAACTTGGTAAAACTCACCAAAGAAGATGGCAACCACCAAGCTTGGTTTTCAGAAGATTACTCCATGTTTGTTGATAAGTATTCAAAGATAGATGAGCCATCAACAACTGTTTTGAGAAATAGTAAAAATGGAAAAATTGAAATGGAGCTTCAAAAAGCAAACATTAGCGATTTACTAAAAACCGGATGGAAAGCACCAGAAGTTTTTACAAGCAAAGCCAGAGATAACGAAACTGATATTTGGGGAATAATAGTAAGACCCACCAATTTTGACCCGAATAAAACTTATCCTGTAATAGAATACATTTATGCAGGCCCTCATAGCTCTTTTGTACCGAAAGATTTTAGACCTTATTTATGGTCTATGCACAGCATTGCCGAACTTGGTTTTATCGTAGTACAATTAGATGGTATGGGGACGTCTAACAGGTCAAAAGCATTTCACGATGTTTGTTACCAAAACCTGAAAGATGCGGGTTTCCCTGATAGAAAACTGTGGATAAAAGCGGCTGCTAAAAAATATCCTTATATGGATGCTGAAAATGTGGGTATCTTCGGTACTTCTGCTGGTGGACAAAGCTCAACTGGTGCTTTGGTTTTCAATTCTGACTTTTACGATGTAGCTGTTTCATCTTGTGGTTGCCACGATAATCGCATGGATAAAATCTGGTGGAATGAGCAATGGATGGGTAAAATCGGCCCTCATTATGCAGCCTCTTCTAATGTGGTAAATGCACACCAGATGCAAGGTAACTTAATGTTGATCTTGGGTGAAGTGGATGATAATGTAGACCCTGCCAGCACCATGCAATTAGCTGATGCTTTAATTAAATCCAATAAAGAATTTGAATTGGTGGTAATTCCGGGATATAACCACACCAGTGGCGGCGAATATGGCGAAAGAAAAAGGAAAGACTTCTTTGTAAAACACTTGTTGCATGTCGATCCTCCTACTTGGGATTTGATTTATGAAGACAAAAAATTAGAGAAGTAA
- a CDS encoding glycoside hydrolase family 95 protein has product MDRKTNTLKQLLLLLLLPSLVSLYSCQPTEKETPNNTATSERVMWYKKPAEYFEETLVLGNGKMGASVFGGLNADMIYLNDATLWSGEPVDPNMNPDAHKYIPAIREALFSENYKLADSLYRNVQGEFSESYAPLGTMYLKFDHASEPTSYHRELDLGEAVSKVTYEVDGVKYTREYFISNPDQVMVIKLNSSKEGALDFAVNFDSQLKYEITAAEKIMEANGYAPYHAEPSYRGDMPNAVMFDENRGTRFTTSFEIKSTDGEVSETDSSLVLKGGTEAIVYVSIATSFNGFDKNPATEGKDNKSISENQLIKASAKSFDDLKSNHLNDYQKFYNRLTIDLGESEVPDLPTDERLLRYADGKEDRGLEELYFQYGRYLLIASSRTEGVPANLQGIWNPYMRPPWSSNYTTNINVEENYWMAETANLSEMHQPLLKFVENLAVTGNATAREFYGVERGWALAHNSDIWAMTNPVGDFGQGDPVWANWVMGGTWISTHMWEHYTFTQDIDFLKEHGYPALKGAAEFSLDWLVKDKEGKLVTAPGTSPENLYITSEGYTGATLYGSTSDLAMIRECFEQTIKASEVLGVDEEFRAEMKQALADMHPYKVGKKGNLQEWYYDWEDQDPKHRHQSQLFGLYPGHHISPDKTPELAAASRKTLEIKGDETTGWSKGWRINLWARLWDGNRAYKMYRELLNYVDPDQKETTRPRTGGTYPNLFDAHPPFQIDGNFGGSAAVIEMLVQSSEEEIRLLPALPDAWSTGSVSGVCARGGFEVAMTWENMKVTSLTLKSIKAAKTKLIYGDQTKEVSLEAGQEMQVEL; this is encoded by the coding sequence ATGGATAGAAAGACTAACACTTTAAAACAACTACTGCTTTTACTGTTATTACCGTCTTTGGTAAGTTTGTACAGTTGTCAACCAACAGAAAAAGAAACACCGAATAATACGGCCACATCAGAGAGGGTTATGTGGTATAAGAAGCCAGCCGAATATTTTGAAGAAACACTTGTACTAGGAAATGGCAAAATGGGAGCCTCAGTTTTTGGAGGACTAAACGCTGATATGATTTATCTAAATGATGCTACTCTTTGGTCAGGTGAGCCGGTTGACCCAAACATGAACCCAGATGCGCATAAATATATTCCTGCGATTAGAGAAGCATTATTTAGTGAGAATTATAAACTGGCAGATTCTCTTTATAGAAATGTGCAGGGAGAATTTTCTGAGTCTTATGCTCCTTTAGGAACCATGTATCTTAAGTTCGATCATGCTAGTGAACCTACGAGTTATCACCGTGAACTTGATCTGGGCGAGGCAGTTTCGAAAGTAACTTATGAGGTGGATGGAGTAAAGTATACTCGTGAATACTTCATTTCGAATCCAGATCAGGTAATGGTAATCAAATTAAATAGTAGCAAAGAAGGCGCATTAGATTTTGCTGTAAATTTTGATAGTCAATTAAAATATGAGATTACAGCAGCTGAAAAAATAATGGAAGCAAATGGTTATGCGCCTTACCATGCAGAGCCAAGTTATCGTGGCGATATGCCAAATGCAGTAATGTTTGATGAAAACAGAGGAACGCGTTTTACTACTTCATTTGAAATAAAATCTACTGATGGCGAAGTATCTGAAACAGATAGTAGCTTAGTTTTAAAAGGTGGAACAGAAGCGATTGTATATGTTTCAATAGCTACGAGTTTTAATGGTTTTGATAAAAACCCGGCGACAGAAGGAAAAGACAATAAATCGATCTCTGAAAACCAGTTGATAAAAGCTTCAGCAAAATCATTTGATGATTTAAAGAGCAATCACCTAAACGATTATCAAAAATTCTATAATAGATTAACTATTGATTTGGGTGAAAGTGAAGTTCCAGATTTACCAACAGATGAGCGTTTACTTCGCTATGCTGATGGAAAAGAAGACAGAGGTTTAGAAGAGTTGTATTTTCAATATGGTCGCTATTTGCTCATTGCAAGTTCTAGAACCGAAGGTGTTCCGGCAAACTTGCAAGGTATCTGGAATCCGTATATGAGACCACCTTGGAGTAGTAATTATACTACCAACATCAATGTAGAAGAAAACTATTGGATGGCAGAAACGGCTAACCTTTCAGAAATGCATCAGCCATTATTAAAATTTGTGGAAAATTTAGCTGTAACTGGAAATGCAACAGCAAGAGAATTTTACGGTGTAGAGAGAGGTTGGGCATTGGCTCACAACTCAGACATTTGGGCGATGACAAACCCTGTTGGAGATTTTGGGCAAGGTGATCCTGTTTGGGCAAACTGGGTAATGGGTGGTACTTGGATAAGCACACACATGTGGGAGCATTATACTTTTACACAAGACATCGATTTCTTAAAAGAGCATGGTTATCCTGCATTAAAAGGTGCGGCAGAGTTTAGTCTCGATTGGTTAGTAAAAGATAAAGAAGGTAAGCTTGTAACAGCACCGGGAACTTCACCGGAAAATCTTTACATTACTTCAGAAGGATATACAGGAGCCACTTTATACGGTTCTACTTCAGACCTTGCGATGATTCGCGAGTGTTTTGAGCAAACCATTAAAGCATCTGAGGTTTTAGGAGTTGATGAAGAGTTTAGAGCAGAAATGAAACAAGCACTTGCCGATATGCATCCTTACAAAGTTGGTAAAAAAGGCAACTTGCAAGAATGGTATTACGATTGGGAAGATCAAGACCCGAAACACCGCCACCAATCGCAGCTTTTTGGTTTGTATCCGGGGCACCACATTTCGCCAGATAAAACACCAGAATTGGCAGCGGCAAGTCGTAAAACATTAGAGATTAAAGGTGATGAAACTACGGGTTGGTCTAAAGGATGGAGAATTAACCTTTGGGCAAGGCTTTGGGATGGAAATCGCGCTTACAAAATGTATCGCGAACTGTTAAACTATGTTGATCCAGACCAAAAAGAAACTACCAGACCAAGAACTGGCGGTACTTACCCGAACTTGTTTGATGCTCACCCACCGTTCCAGATTGATGGTAATTTTGGAGGCTCAGCAGCAGTAATAGAAATGTTAGTACAATCATCAGAAGAAGAGATTAGATTATTACCAGCTTTGCCAGATGCTTGGAGTACTGGTTCTGTTTCGGGAGTTTGTGCCAGAGGAGGTTTTGAAGTTGCTATGACTTGGGAAAACATGAAAGTAACTAGTCTAACTTTAAAATCTATCAAAGCAGCAAAAACTAAATTGATCTATGGAGATCAAACGAAAGAAGTATCATTAGAAGCCGGCCAAGAAATGCAGGTGGAATTATAA
- a CDS encoding TIGR02452 family protein — translation MSERINRKNIAEDTLEILSQGFFVSANGERIDIATKQQFAEENTVTYSPEMSDNLIANRQSVTAQVTESGTQITVTGETTLDAVRRLIKEGEQDVVCLNFASAKNPGGGFLGGSQAQEESIARSTGLYNCLLKADDYYQTNRNTKSCFYTDYMIYSPAIPIIKDEAGNNLDALYTAAVITAPAVNRGVVKSRESERLPEVETVMKRRIEKVLVIALEHKHKTIVLGAWGCGVFQNDPVKIASYFKEVIDAKFENAFSKIVFAVYSRNERFIKPFQMEFGG, via the coding sequence ATGAGCGAAAGAATTAATAGAAAAAATATAGCAGAAGACACCCTTGAGATTTTATCACAAGGGTTCTTTGTTTCTGCCAATGGAGAGCGAATTGACATAGCTACTAAGCAGCAATTTGCAGAAGAAAATACGGTAACCTATTCCCCAGAAATGTCTGATAATTTAATTGCCAACAGGCAATCAGTAACAGCACAGGTTACAGAATCGGGTACTCAAATTACTGTAACAGGAGAAACTACTTTGGATGCAGTAAGACGCTTGATTAAAGAAGGAGAGCAAGATGTAGTTTGTTTAAATTTTGCTTCGGCTAAAAATCCCGGTGGTGGTTTTTTAGGTGGCAGCCAAGCGCAAGAAGAAAGTATTGCTAGATCGACTGGTTTATACAATTGCCTGCTCAAAGCAGATGATTATTACCAAACCAATCGCAATACCAAATCTTGTTTTTATACAGATTACATGATTTATAGTCCGGCAATTCCCATCATCAAAGATGAAGCAGGTAATAATCTAGATGCTTTGTATACAGCTGCGGTAATTACTGCGCCGGCTGTAAACCGCGGAGTGGTGAAGAGCCGAGAATCAGAAAGATTGCCCGAAGTAGAAACCGTGATGAAAAGGAGAATCGAAAAAGTATTAGTTATTGCTTTGGAGCACAAACATAAAACCATTGTGTTAGGTGCATGGGGTTGTGGGGTTTTCCAGAACGATCCGGTAAAAATTGCCAGCTACTTTAAAGAAGTGATTGATGCAAAGTTTGAAAATGCTTTTTCTAAAATAGTATTTGCAGTTTACTCAAGAAACGAGCGATTTATCAAACCTTTTCAAATGGAGTTTGGTGGGTAA
- a CDS encoding tyrosine-protein phosphatase yields the protein MGLDYTDGCVNFRDFGAYINLILDEQKLPEGKFYRGGSIDYVKEHKEIAQVHTIINLRNRADYTEFDADYFHFPMENKVEKYDTTQKEVRVWLNNVIKTFENPTLRYPVLIHCLSGKDRTGIVVAALLLIMGISKEVVEEEYLLSEGEVQSSLIQQAISGIEDLDTYFNRVDLAKVKGNLLG from the coding sequence ATGGGCTTAGACTATACAGATGGATGCGTGAATTTTAGAGATTTTGGTGCTTACATCAATCTGATACTAGATGAACAAAAACTACCTGAGGGAAAGTTTTATAGAGGCGGAAGTATAGACTATGTAAAAGAACATAAAGAAATTGCGCAGGTTCATACGATTATCAATTTGCGAAATAGGGCAGATTACACAGAGTTTGATGCAGATTATTTCCATTTCCCAATGGAGAACAAGGTAGAAAAGTATGACACCACTCAAAAAGAAGTGAGAGTCTGGCTAAACAATGTTATCAAAACCTTTGAAAATCCAACGCTCAGGTATCCGGTATTAATCCACTGCTTGTCGGGTAAAGACCGCACAGGTATTGTAGTAGCAGCACTTTTACTCATTATGGGAATTAGTAAAGAAGTGGTAGAAGAAGAATATCTGCTCAGCGAAGGCGAGGTGCAATCATCATTAATACAGCAAGCAATATCCGGTATAGAAGACCTTGATACCTATTTCAATCGTGTCGATTTAGCTAAAGTAAAAGGAAATTTATTGGGTTAG
- a CDS encoding alpha/beta hydrolase family protein, giving the protein MKMNSILMFVLLCVSIQLKAQNDMLCVGRYWTEDEANLMMKEFASEWSDKASWEKRAAKVKQGILDGLQWDKMPEITGNFNPVIHSTREMDGYIVENIAIESFPGFYITGNLYRPLEKKDKYAAVLTPHGHGADPRYKAYVQIKAAALARMGAIVFAYDMVGYGESQQINHKMPIALLLQTWNSKRVLEYLLSRPDVDPEKIGMTGESGGGTQTFVYSAIDDRIKVAVPVVQVSAHFFGGCVCESGMPIHKSKGFQTNNVEVAALCAPRPLLLISDGADWTANTPQVEFPYIQKVYAVYNAENKVANAHFPTERHDYGYNKRTAAYNFLARFLDLSLGKLPYNEGYQEDFVSVLPEEDLKVFNKEHPFPENALQGDEAVLKYLKIDL; this is encoded by the coding sequence ATGAAAATGAATAGTATTTTGATGTTTGTGCTTTTGTGCGTGAGCATCCAGTTAAAAGCGCAAAACGACATGCTCTGTGTGGGCAGATATTGGACAGAAGACGAAGCCAACCTAATGATGAAAGAATTTGCATCGGAATGGAGCGATAAAGCTTCGTGGGAGAAGAGAGCAGCAAAAGTAAAACAAGGAATTTTAGATGGTTTACAATGGGATAAGATGCCAGAAATTACTGGCAACTTTAATCCGGTAATCCACAGTACCAGAGAAATGGATGGCTACATTGTAGAGAACATTGCCATCGAAAGTTTTCCTGGTTTTTACATCACAGGTAATCTTTACAGACCTTTAGAAAAGAAAGATAAATATGCCGCAGTGCTCACACCTCATGGGCATGGTGCTGATCCTCGCTATAAAGCTTATGTACAAATAAAGGCCGCAGCTTTGGCAAGAATGGGCGCCATTGTTTTTGCTTACGATATGGTTGGTTATGGCGAAAGCCAACAAATAAATCATAAAATGCCTATTGCTTTACTGCTACAAACATGGAACAGCAAAAGAGTTTTAGAGTATTTGCTTTCAAGGCCAGATGTAGACCCAGAAAAAATAGGCATGACAGGTGAGTCGGGTGGAGGAACCCAAACTTTTGTATACTCAGCGATAGACGATCGTATTAAAGTGGCTGTGCCTGTTGTACAAGTTTCGGCTCATTTCTTTGGTGGCTGTGTTTGTGAGAGCGGTATGCCGATTCATAAAAGCAAAGGTTTCCAAACGAACAATGTGGAAGTAGCTGCGCTTTGTGCACCAAGACCTTTGTTACTTATTTCAGATGGTGCCGACTGGACAGCCAACACACCGCAGGTAGAATTTCCTTATATCCAAAAAGTATATGCCGTGTATAATGCAGAAAATAAGGTGGCTAATGCGCATTTTCCTACAGAAAGACATGACTATGGTTATAACAAGCGTACCGCTGCCTATAACTTTTTAGCGCGTTTTCTGGATTTGAGTTTAGGAAAATTACCATATAATGAAGGCTATCAAGAAGATTTTGTTTCAGTATTACCAGAAGAAGATTTAAAAGTGTTTAACAAGGAACATCCATTCCCCGAAAATGCATTACAAGGAGACGAAGCGGTGTTGAAATATCTCAAAATAGACTTGTAA
- a CDS encoding glycoside hydrolase family 125 protein — protein sequence MDRRKFLKNNGLALGGLTVLSSNANALGMLAGINPLKDFKSNRPAESDRTFKSEGVESLIKEVKAAIKDKEVAWMFENCYPNTIDTTVDYEVIDGKPDTFIITGDIDAMWLRDSTAQVWPYIPLIEKDEKIRNLVKGLVNRQVKCVLKDPYANAFYKDLSKRSEWESDKPTPIPGVHERKWEIDSLCYVVRLANQYYESTGDTSIFDKDWDKAMRALVKTLRTEQRKDGTSPYRFERVTSYMIDSPVFSGTGRPLKPVGLIASMFRPSDDATMLPFLIPSNVFAVVSLRQLANIYKKELKDEKFSKECADFADEVDAAIQKYAVSEHLDFGKIYAYEVDGFGNKSYMDDANVPSLMSLNYLGAVETTDPIYKNTRNFLLSDSNPYYLKGKSAEGQASPHTGKEKIWPMGIILRAMTSEDDDEIIKCLTMLKKTHAGTGFMHEAFHKDDPTDFNRSWFAWANTLFGELIIKVYHERKDVLKKQFS from the coding sequence ATGGACAGAAGAAAGTTTTTAAAAAACAATGGTCTGGCGCTGGGCGGGCTTACAGTATTATCTAGTAATGCGAATGCTTTGGGCATGTTAGCAGGAATTAATCCATTAAAAGATTTTAAATCAAACAGACCGGCAGAGTCTGATAGAACTTTTAAAAGTGAAGGGGTAGAATCACTTATAAAGGAAGTTAAAGCTGCTATTAAAGATAAAGAAGTAGCTTGGATGTTCGAAAACTGCTATCCAAATACTATTGATACTACTGTTGATTACGAAGTGATTGATGGAAAACCAGATACCTTTATTATTACAGGAGATATTGATGCAATGTGGCTGAGAGATTCTACTGCGCAGGTTTGGCCATATATTCCATTGATTGAAAAAGACGAAAAAATTAGAAATCTGGTAAAAGGTTTAGTTAACAGGCAAGTAAAATGTGTGTTAAAAGACCCTTATGCCAATGCTTTCTACAAAGATTTATCTAAAAGATCTGAGTGGGAAAGCGATAAGCCAACGCCAATTCCGGGAGTACATGAGAGAAAGTGGGAAATTGATTCGCTTTGCTATGTAGTGAGATTGGCTAACCAATATTACGAAAGTACTGGCGATACCAGCATATTCGACAAAGATTGGGATAAAGCCATGCGTGCATTGGTAAAAACACTTCGCACAGAACAAAGAAAAGATGGTACATCTCCTTACAGATTCGAAAGAGTTACTTCGTACATGATCGATTCGCCAGTATTCTCTGGTACAGGTAGACCATTAAAACCAGTTGGTTTAATTGCATCTATGTTCCGTCCGTCTGATGATGCGACCATGTTGCCTTTCTTAATTCCTTCAAATGTGTTTGCGGTGGTTTCACTACGCCAGTTAGCTAACATTTACAAGAAAGAATTGAAAGATGAGAAGTTCTCTAAAGAATGTGCTGATTTTGCTGATGAAGTAGATGCAGCTATTCAAAAATATGCAGTTTCTGAGCATTTAGATTTCGGAAAAATATATGCTTACGAAGTAGATGGTTTTGGTAACAAGTCTTATATGGACGATGCCAACGTTCCTTCGCTTATGTCATTAAACTATTTAGGAGCGGTTGAAACTACTGATCCTATTTATAAGAACACGAGAAACTTCTTACTAAGCGATAGCAATCCTTATTACCTAAAAGGGAAATCTGCCGAAGGACAAGCAAGTCCACACACAGGTAAGGAGAAAATCTGGCCAATGGGAATTATCCTTAGAGCAATGACTAGCGAAGACGACGACGAGATAATAAAATGCTTAACTATGTTAAAGAAAACCCATGCAGGAACAGGTTTTATGCATGAGGCTTTCCATAAAGATGATCCAACTGATTTTAACAGATCGTGGTTTGCATGGGCTAACACGCTTTTCGGTGAATTGATAATTAAAGTTTATCACGAAAGAAAAGACGTTCTTAAAAAGCAATTTAGCTAA
- a CDS encoding four-helix bundle copper-binding protein, whose product MKNQLIKSLTDCIEACGNCAASCLREFNVKDMSDCIQTDVDCQEICSTTLAFISRGSSNSETLLKACIEICKTCEKECRNHDMDHCQHCADACRACYEACQANLSVAA is encoded by the coding sequence ATGAAAAATCAATTGATTAAAAGTTTGACAGACTGTATTGAAGCATGTGGTAATTGTGCAGCTTCTTGTCTAAGAGAATTTAATGTAAAAGATATGTCAGACTGCATTCAAACAGATGTAGACTGTCAAGAAATTTGCTCAACTACACTGGCTTTTATTAGTAGAGGCTCTTCAAACTCTGAGACTTTATTAAAAGCTTGTATCGAGATTTGTAAAACGTGTGAAAAAGAATGTAGAAATCACGATATGGATCACTGCCAGCATTGTGCAGATGCATGTCGTGCATGTTACGAAGCTTGCCAAGCCAATCTTTCTGTAGCAGCATAA